The DNA sequence ATCTATGCTAATAAGTTAGGATAACAAGCTAAAAAAAACGAACTATCTCATTAAAATCACAATACAATAGGTTATTAAATGCAAAAACTACCTGTTTTAAGCCATCTACGCACTTTTGTAACTGCCGCTAAAACAGGTAGCTTTGCCAATACAGCGATTAAATTATGCATCACTCCTGCTGCAGTAAGCCAGCACATACGTCAGTTAGAAAATCAACTTAAAAGTATTTTATTTGAGCGTTCTAAACGGGGTGTTTGTCTGACCCAAGCAGGCATCCAATACCGTGTTTTTGCCGAAAAAGCACTTGATAACCTAAGGCAGGGGCAGCATTGTCTTAATCAACTCAAGAACCAACAATACTTTACTATCAGAGCATTCCCTTCCGTGGCCAGTAAATGGTTAATGCCAAAAATAATTCAATTTATGGACCTTAATCCTGACCTTGAAATTCGACTTGAAGCAAGTCATGCAAAAGTTGATTTTGATAACAGTGACACAGATGCCTGCATTAGCTTTGGTCATCAAGACTACCCAAATGAAGAGGCTGTTCTATTATTCAACGACAGTGTATCTTTGGTAGCAAGCCCACTTTTGCTTCAACAACTTCCTCATGGTCATCACCTTGATACACTGCTTCAGCAACCTTTGATTCAGATAGATTGGGGCCACTTTAATCGTTTTTTACCCGATTGGGAAAATTGGTTAAAACTGGCGGGTTATAAAGATATTAGTTTCAAAAAAGGCCCTCAATTTAATTTATCCAGCCTGGCTATTGAAGCGGCAGTGCAAGGAAAAGGACTTTTATTAGGACAAGAATCACTTATTCAGGATGAACTTAAATCTGGGAAATTAATACAAGTATGCGATATTTCTTTGCCTTTAGAGCGCCCATATTACCTTGTTTATCCCAAGCGAACATTAGCTAACCCTCAGGCTATTAATTTTTTCAAACAACTTATAGCTAAAACAGGTTAGGTCACAACAAGGCATTCACACCATCAAAAAGACGGGACACCTAAACCTTTTGCAGGTTAATGGGCTGGAAATGGCTCTTTGCGACTTTCGACTGCTCAGTGCCTTTCAGACTCCCGAATAACACTGTCTATTAACAGTGACACAAGCGCCGAATAAAGACTTTATCAGTGAAATTAGTCGAGACTTTATGACGGGCATTCTGCCTTTCACCCTTTGGGTCAGCTAAAGCGGTTTAAAGTTGCTTAAAGTTGTTCCGGACAATGTTGTTATTTTCTGGCTTAGCATTTTGATGGCAAGCCATTAACAGTGGCAAAGAAGACGGTTGATAAAGCGGCTTTATATTGGCGGCAGCTTTATAAGCAATAGAAAAAATAAAGGCCACTTCCGAAGAAGTGGCCTTTATGCTGGTTAGCTACTTATACCCAATGTCTTAAAGATGTGATCTTGCATTACGTAGGAAAAATTAACCCTAGCAAGGTTGATCAATAATAATAATAATTACTATGGAATGAAGGCTTAAGACCGCGGCGTTTGGCCTCAGCTATCAAGGTTGCTTCACAATTAAGGAGCTCTTCCTGCGAGTCGAAGAATCCATAATATATTTTCCCATCTATAGTACCCCTGTAAATGTACATCATGTTCAGCTCATCGCCACGAAGGTTCGAAGACTTTGTCATCATGGAACCGTAGTCCGACTTTATGTGAAAATAATCATTCTTGCCCACTCCATAATTATAATCATAATAATGATAGATCTGTGCAGATGTGGCTCCAATCTGTTGGATCATCTCCTTTGTCCATACAGAGCACTGTGAATTTGCTGCAAAAGAATATTCGTTGTCAGCTATAGTGAAATCAGCTGAGCTTTGCGCATTGGTATTACATGCGACCGGCTCACCTGTTGTGGTGCCGTTAGAGCCGTCCCCAACAGTACCGATGCTGCCAACACTCACGGCGCCGCCGGCATATATATTACCGCAACTCACATTCGAGGTTGCCGCGTTAAACGCGCCGCCTGCAAATGTGGTCCCTAAAAACTGCGTGCCCGCACCAAGCGTAACTGCAGCGCCGACATTCCAGATAACATTCGCGGTATGCCCTTCAGCTAAATTTTCTATTTTAAATTGAGTGTCTGCACCGACCGTCAGCGCCTCGCTAAGATTAATCACCCAAACGTGGTTTTTATCCTTATCATCCCCCTGACCCGCATCAAAGTAGATGGTTGAATTTGCAGCGATAGACAGCGCACTGCCAGTGTATATGCCGGGCGCTAATATGTCTGATCCCATCGTTGTATACAGTGATTTTGGATAAGTGACCGAACTGTTCAGGGTGGTTAAGGCTCTCTGTGCATGCTCTATGGCTTTTGTTGCTAATACCATGTCGTCAAAATTACGTATCTTTCCATCCGCTGCGCTTTGCGCAATGATTTCTTCCGTTAATATCCCCTCATTAGTCGCTCCTGCGCCTAAGGTAATGGCTGCTCTCGCAACTATTTTATTAACGTCAGCACCCGCACCGAGAGTGATAGCAGCGCCAGCGGCTATATTTTGAGCATGCGCACCCGCCCCTATCGCAGTGGCCGCGCCAGAAAAGATATGTTTAACCCTGGACAGGGCCCCTGTAGCAACCGCCGCGCCTGCATAAATTTCTTGAGTCTGTGACTTACCGGCACCGATAGCAATGGCCGCTTTTGCAGCGAGATCGCCGTCTACGACCGAGTCTGCTGAAATGCTTAACGCAGCACCCGATATTGCCGCGTGGGAGATCAACTGTGGCGTAAAGATTTTTACCGGATCGCCTGCATCTTGCGCATTAGCTAAACCTGCGACAGACAAAGCCAAACCGGTTAAGCATGTTTTTAACAATACATTTTTCATTATCTACTTTCATGTTATGTGGGATACCCCGTTATGGGATATCTGTATTCCTGAGCGACAACACCCTGGAAATTTTTAGGACAAAACAAAATAGGCACTATTGGCAGGCATTGCGAGAATAAGGTTTTTGAGATCAAATAAGCACAAAATACTACCGTTGATTTACCAGTAGAAACACTTTTAAGGTCAATGTACAGTGTTAAAATGCATCAAAAAAAAGGCGCGTAAAAAGGTGGTAAATTCATGCTTTATATTCTTTTAAATCATTATATTAAAGAAAATATCACACTATAATCAATTAAAATTAATATTGCGGTGAAAGATAAAAGATGGGAAAGTCAAGAAAAGATGGGATAACAAAACTTTTCGCATCTAAAGCACCAAACTAATGCGATAGACAATTTCCGACCATTTTATTGATCAATTAACTTCTTTAGCAAGTTAAAAATGGGGTGATTTGCAGGTCATTTCAGGCCTCTCAGCAGGTAAGCTCTGCGTAACAATTGTCGATATCATTTAATTACAATGGCTGTCATTTAATGCCTGTTGAAGTGCCTCAGATGCATAAGGTGCCATTAAAATATTTTAAATCAGGGGATATATTACTAATTTTGGCTTTCGTTCTGACAGTAATTTGTCGCTGAAATGAAATAAAACAGCGGACAAATATTGTAGTGCAAGCAGTAAGTCAGATGTCTTTTTGAATGATTTTTAATGCTTCTTTGTGCGGACTTTTTTTTTCAGTCATGCTTATCTGTGTTATTTCAGTTGATGACTGCATATTGCCATCATAAAAGGCATAAAGTCGATCCGTTATTTAACTTTTAGCTCACCCTGCGTGTATTTTTGGTCCGGTTTATCCCAACTTATTTTTAGCTCTAAACGATGGCGCGCTTCATCTTCTGAAACACTGACCTTACAATCGAGTAAACCTTTCGGCAATAAAAACCACTCGTTTCCATCATCAGAAAATGTTAACTGACCTTTGCTAAAACCTTTACCAATCGCATTTAGCAGCTCTTTAATGGATTTGCAGTCCTGCAAAGATTGGTGTCTGAACTTTTCTTTTTGGTGCATATGCTTAAATCACTCCTTTTATTTTATTTTAATGTTGGCCCTTGATAAAAACTCACCACATTGACCAGATTAATGATGTGTTGATGCATGATTTTTTAATGAATAATGCTTGGGATTAAATACTTTAGCATAGGGATAATCGGCACTAATTGCGACGACAAATCCGGCAGGTTCAATGACGGTAACACCATAGCCAATACCCACAGCACCTCCCTTATGGCGAGAATTACGATCTAAAGTGACATCACCTTCGATGTGCAATAAACCTTCTCTAATCGACAGTTTCTGTCCCTGTAAGTGACTAACATGGCCGCGCACCAATGCATAAATACCTGCCGCTTTGACACTATTAACACCTGCTGATGTCAGGGGCTTATCCGCGAGGCGATATTTGGTCCGGAAGGTATTGGCCAGTGAGCTGTAGTAAAAACCAAATAAGTTTTGGCTTAGTTGTTGATGAAAACGTTTATTCATTTGGGCAATGCCATTTTCGGCAATATCCTGGCAAGTTTGGTCATCGAGTCCTGCGTGTACAAACAAAAATGATCCCTTTTTGTAGGCAAGTTGCATACTATGAAAAAACCAACCGAATTCGCCTTTTTCGCTTAAAAAAAGCGACTTACATTTAAGCGCAACAGCATAAACCTGGCGCATAGTTAATCCTGATTCTTCGCAGTATTCTTCAAATTTCTGCACTTTACTGCGCATTTTTTTGAGTTCGCGCGCAATTCCCTCCGGGGTTATGCTGCTAATAGCAACACTGGGGAAGGCTTCAAACCAATCATCGGCCGGGAAAAGACGCCGGCGGCACTCTTTCTCGTCGGGTATTCCTTTTTCCCACTTACTTGCGCGCAAATATTCATCAAATACCTCTGCGAGTAAAGGTATTACCTTGCGGCCCATGCGCACAAACATATGCTCAGATCCGGTTTCACGTTTTTCACCGATAACGAGGATCCCCATTAACAATCGCAAATCATGATTGCCGGCCAAAATTTTAACGCGCGCACCCGTATCAATCAGCTGTTTAACAGCCCGCAGCAACTGTAAATTACTCGGTCCCTTATCAAGACAATCACCGCCAATCACAAAAACAGCGCTACGGCCAAAATGGGTTAAGCGAAGGGGCTTGCGTTTTTTACCCGTAATTTCAATGCCGCCCGTTGCTAATAATGAGGCATAAAAAGCATCGGCATCAGCATGCGCATCGGCAATAAACAAAATAGGTCGCTTAGGAAACACCCAACCTTTATTAAAGGCTTTAG is a window from the Psychromonas ingrahamii 37 genome containing:
- a CDS encoding LysR substrate-binding domain-containing protein, whose amino-acid sequence is MQKLPVLSHLRTFVTAAKTGSFANTAIKLCITPAAVSQHIRQLENQLKSILFERSKRGVCLTQAGIQYRVFAEKALDNLRQGQHCLNQLKNQQYFTIRAFPSVASKWLMPKIIQFMDLNPDLEIRLEASHAKVDFDNSDTDACISFGHQDYPNEEAVLLFNDSVSLVASPLLLQQLPHGHHLDTLLQQPLIQIDWGHFNRFLPDWENWLKLAGYKDISFKKGPQFNLSSLAIEAAVQGKGLLLGQESLIQDELKSGKLIQVCDISLPLERPYYLVYPKRTLANPQAINFFKQLIAKTG
- a CDS encoding ice-binding family protein, encoding MKNVLLKTCLTGLALSVAGLANAQDAGDPVKIFTPQLISHAAISGAALSISADSVVDGDLAAKAAIAIGAGKSQTQEIYAGAAVATGALSRVKHIFSGAATAIGAGAHAQNIAAGAAITLGAGADVNKIVARAAITLGAGATNEGILTEEIIAQSAADGKIRNFDDMVLATKAIEHAQRALTTLNSSVTYPKSLYTTMGSDILAPGIYTGSALSIAANSTIYFDAGQGDDKDKNHVWVINLSEALTVGADTQFKIENLAEGHTANVIWNVGAAVTLGAGTQFLGTTFAGGAFNAATSNVSCGNIYAGGAVSVGSIGTVGDGSNGTTTGEPVACNTNAQSSADFTIADNEYSFAANSQCSVWTKEMIQQIGATSAQIYHYYDYNYGVGKNDYFHIKSDYGSMMTKSSNLRGDELNMMYIYRGTIDGKIYYGFFDSQEELLNCEATLIAEAKRRGLKPSFHSNYYYY
- a CDS encoding amphi-Trp domain-containing protein, with protein sequence MHQKEKFRHQSLQDCKSIKELLNAIGKGFSKGQLTFSDDGNEWFLLPKGLLDCKVSVSEDEARHRLELKISWDKPDQKYTQGELKVK
- a CDS encoding metallophosphoesterase; this translates as MLTTTSISTFVPTTTPLPGFPRFCLKWPLSEDSVHESVQNEKVLAKAVDTKAFNKGWVFPKRPILFIADAHADADAFYASLLATGGIEITGKKRKPLRLTHFGRSAVFVIGGDCLDKGPSNLQLLRAVKQLIDTGARVKILAGNHDLRLLMGILVIGEKRETGSEHMFVRMGRKVIPLLAEVFDEYLRASKWEKGIPDEKECRRRLFPADDWFEAFPSVAISSITPEGIARELKKMRSKVQKFEEYCEESGLTMRQVYAVALKCKSLFLSEKGEFGWFFHSMQLAYKKGSFLFVHAGLDDQTCQDIAENGIAQMNKRFHQQLSQNLFGFYYSSLANTFRTKYRLADKPLTSAGVNSVKAAGIYALVRGHVSHLQGQKLSIREGLLHIEGDVTLDRNSRHKGGAVGIGYGVTVIEPAGFVVAISADYPYAKVFNPKHYSLKNHASTHH